A genomic segment from Nicotiana tabacum cultivar K326 chromosome 7, ASM71507v2, whole genome shotgun sequence encodes:
- the LOC142162316 gene encoding uncharacterized protein LOC142162316: MVVLSAVDKWRHYLQGGHFIIRTDHHSLKYLLEQRVTTVLQQKGLTKLLGLDYEVQYKKGAENRVADVLSMRGEKDSSLFALSSTKPTWMSEVEQSFEHDPATHKLITELITSTNSSPIYTLLQGILRYDQKIYIGKGTDLRAKIFEALHQSPLGGHSGQQGYLQKDEDDFLLA; encoded by the coding sequence ATGGTTGTATTATCAGCTGTGGATAAATGGAGACATTACCTTCAAGGGGGCCATTTCATAATAAGAACAGACCATCACAGCTTAAAGTATCTATTGGAACAAAGAGTTACCACTGTACTACAACAGAAGGGTCTTACCAAATTACTTGGACTTGATTATGAGGTCCAGTACAAAAAGGGGGCTGAGAATAGGGTGGCTGATGTACTATCCATGAGAGGAGAAAAAGACTCatccttatttgccttatcttCTACTAAGCCTACTTGGATGAGTGAGGTGGAGCAGAGTTTTGAGCATGACCCTGCAACTCATAAATTGATAACTGAGCTGATAACCAGTACCAACAGCAGCCCCATTTACACTCTATTGCAGGGTATTTTGAGGTATGATCAGAAGATCTACATTGGCAAGGGGACAGACTTAAGAGCTAAGATTTTTGAAGCACTGCACCAATCTCCTTTGGGAGGGCATTCTGGTCAGCAGGGTTACTTACAAAAGGATGAGGATGATTTTTTATTGGCCTAA